The Amblyraja radiata isolate CabotCenter1 unplaced genomic scaffold, sAmbRad1.1.pri S89, whole genome shotgun sequence genome contains the following window.
agcatgccataacctgagatacggtgaatgaccaacatgcacacatgtacgcacacactcattgacattaactgacactaagaaattaatattgaattgctaaacttgctattgtgttgtactgcttacatctacaagaacgtgtagcaatcaataaagggctataggcctattgcgagtttatgtacagcgaTATatatatccatgcactgtatacttgtatttatacttatgcatcttaaatatgtatgtcatgttttatactttggcaatataacaatgtattttttatcatgccaataaagtttttaaattgaaaattgaattgaactgatagagagaaagagacagagagacagagagatagagatggagagagagagagagagagagagagagagcgagagagagagactgagagggagagacagagagaaagagtgacagagagagagggacagtgatatagagagggagaaagcgagagttacaaagagagagagacagagagagaggcagagacagagatagagagagagaaaaaaacatacagagagagagacagagagagagagaaactgctggagtaactcagcatgtcaggcagcatctgtggatagacacaaagtgctggagtaattcagcaggacaggcagcatctgtggagaagatggacaaaaagtgctggaataactcagcgggccaggcagcatctgtggagagaaggattgggtgacattttgggtcgagaccctttggtttagtttagagatgcagcgcggaaacaggtctttcggcccgagaagtccgtgccgaccagcgatcacctcgtacactagaactatcctacgcacattagggacaatttaacaattttgcggaggccaattaatctacaaccatgaacgtctttgaaatgttggaggaaaccggagcacccggagtaaaaacccaagcaggtcaaggagacaacgtacaaattccacacagacagcacccgtagtcaggatcgaacccgggtctctggcggtgaggcagcaactgtaccggtgagccactgtgccgcgcagaattatataacggattcctccgccataaacgcacccaatatgtgttAATAATATGCTGTTTGCcaacttgttgaccctctgtgttcccctcctgcagggtttaggagccgttgctgtggacggtgtGACGGGGacttgagcggccattgagggcggccagggtgagcctcccccaccccccctccccccaatctacttggtgtgcgggctgagctacgATGGAGGACCGCATGACGGGGCACaaaaaggagaagcgttatgagtgcgacgtgtgtggcaaggcctgtcagtacccgagcgagctggagacccaccggcgggtgcacacgggagaacgccccttccacTGCTCGGAGTGCGACAAGAGCTTCACCAGCTTCAGTACCCTGCCACGGCACAAACGCGTGCACTccagcgagaggcccttcacctgctccgactgcggcaagagcttcaagatggcGAATGAGCTGAAGATCcatcggcgggtgcacacgggcgagaagccctatcgctgctccacctgcggcaagagctttgcccagttgtcggggctgcaggtgcaccggcgggtgcacagcagtgagcggcccttcaccagcTCCGatggcggcaaaggcttcaagtcggcaCCAGCGCTGAAGAAGCACAGGCGTGTGCACACCAGCGACCGTCCCTTcaactgcgcccagtgtggcaagggcttctccCGCTCCGCCAGCCTGCTGTTGCACCAGCgcgcccacactggcgagcgcccctacacctgcatccagtgcggcaagggcttcacttcctccagcaagttgctgttgcaccagcgcacccacactggcgagcgcctctacacctgcatccagtgcggcaagggcttcacccagtctagtcacctgctggagcaccagcgcgcccacactggcgagcgcccctacacctgcatccagtgcggcaagggcttcacctcctccagcaagttgctgttgcaccagcgcacccatactGGCGAGCGTCCCCACAACTGCATCCAGTGCGGCAagcgcttcacccagtccagcaacctactggtgcaccagcgcacccacaccggcgagcgcccctacgcctgcgcccagtgcggcaagggcttcacccgctccagcaaccTACTGGAGCACCagagcacccacaccggcgagcacccctacacctgcgcccagtgtggcaagggcttttcCCGCTCCTCCAGGCTGctctcccaccagcgggtgcacgccggcgaccgtcccgtccccagccaggTGTGAGGAGagagctttgccatggcctcccgtgCCCCGTCTAatcagcgcgtgcacaccagtggccagccctacgactgcccgtactgcggtgaggagtttgacagctcacgggggttgcggcagcaccggcggatccatgccggcgagcagctgctcccactgtgaaaagagagcatgggggctgcgggagcaccatcggttacacaccggagagagaccctttgtgtgcgctgagtgtggcaagggtttcacccacatgtccagcctgtggcagcaccggcgtacccacagcggtgagcgccccttcccctgcccgtcctgtggtaagggcttcacccgccttgaccacctgctggagcaccggcgagtccacaccggccatcgccccttcacctgcccgctctgtggcaaggctttTGCCCGCtcttccagcctgctggcacaccgccacgtggatagataggcgctgtttaggtaaacaaaaaatgctggaaggaatgggtattgTTTTGGGTCTTTTCTTcactcacacattccttctctccagagatgctgcctgtcccgctgagttactccagcactttgtatccttttttgtaaaccagcatctgcagttccttgtttttatctctgcaccttcctcaaagcctccacatcagtcctgtaatggagtgaccagaactgtctgcaatcctccaaatgctacctgaccaatgcccCTTAAAGTtgaacatatacattcctctcgccTTATTTCACACCCTAATATATCCTTATTTTCTCTCCCCCACTCgtacacaaattctctccactccaccctctcgtgcccccctcctctccccctcacactccctctctcgctacctgtctctcacacactccctctctctccctgtctctctctctcacacacacacaaacgctccccttctctcactctcacacactcccctctctcacacacactcatgctctctcacacaaacacaccccctctctctttctctcacacacaaacactccctctctcacacacactctgtctctcttgctctctcacacacgcactcagacacacgctctcacacacatgctctctctcacacacacattctcacacgcactctctcacacacacattctcacacacgctCTTTCTCTCAAACACActctccttgtatctagactaggcgtgcatttcacaCTCCCATTacactcagtccgccaaggcctgctggatctcccggttgccaaccatttaaagtctccttcccactcccacactgatctttctatcctgggcctcctccattgccagagtgaggttgaaagagctaatagtcaaatctaaaatggagttctACAAAAGAATGGTCTAGTAGAACAAaggaatggctcggtgccaagtctgaatgactttgcaaattaTATGCAACACAATATGGGGCACAGGTTGTGTTTTTAATAAAGGCATTAAGATGGAAGCctgcgtaataacatgtgcttctttcaaggccatgaagaagccaagattgaaaaaaatagctgaagctgcagagataaataataacttgttattgaatgagtgtgatttggacccagcttttcctatattctgaaaggctacagaatctttcagtcatgccatattcagacttggtaggagtgttttactgataagaaaaatgtataattgcgtTGACTTTCCTTTATTCAGAGTGTGGAGcctgagaagcactgagcaacgtttgtgctctttGTAAATCTTGCCTCTCCCGTCTGACGAattaattaaagattgccatggtttacctttaacatgtTTGTTGCgatctgctttttaaaaaatgaacTTTTACAAGGTGACAcacaagctggaggaacagcagtgtCCAGCCCCAACACGTCACCCGTCCATTCCCCTCCagagtgccggtagaactcagcaggtcagccatccgtggtgggaaacggatggaaTAGTGTTCCTAATATAAGCCCCCCTTGCCCCTCTCGTGGAGCAGACAATCAACAAtaccagcatcttctcattcatactgtacccaagtgaacatgcaaaagtgagccaagcagcacacagccgactgctcacagtaccagctggctgccactggCCCAAAAACTTAAAGGCATTTAAAGTGGGTTTTTTTAAGAAAATGTTGGCGCATTTTTCCCTTACGTATGTACCTGTGAAATAGGTTAATTTGGACAAGTTTGGTTCGtaaattaaaaatggagatttgctgaaaaacacaaatcagtcaaatttaaaagagaacTAGACTAGGTGGGAGCCGTTGGGtagcagcttcacacgggagggctggtcccccaacgcaatattccacctctccaccaattccaatattgctggccagtggaggagggggggagggctttctggatcGCTAGGATGGTtgttatgggccgaaggggctggtttccagagggctagtatggacattgtgggccgaatagattctttggctggcagctcagtcactcaggcctcgcagctcaggctggcagctcagtaactcaggctcagtaagtcttagtggctctccgacagcgcagccattcctgcctattaggttcccattgcaggccgcaaatccaacctcacagcattcAAAGCGGAGTGACGGCAGCAAatgcaacctcacagcactccaagcagaatgCAGGTCGCAAGTCCAACCTCATAGCACTCCATGTagaatgcaggcagcaaatccaatctcacagcatttcaagcagtgcaggccagcaaatccaatttcacagcatttcaaacggagtgtacacacacacacacacacacacacacactcacacacgcacatacactcacacacacaccgacactcacacacagacacatactcacacacactctcacacagacacactcactctcacagacacactcacaccgacactcattcacacacagacacacacacacacgctcacacaaacagacacacacagacagacatacacacagacagacagacagagagaggaagAGTGTGACAGAAAgtggcagggagagagaggaggggagggggtgagtgtgtgtgtgagtgactgacagacagaagaagagacagatagagagagacagagagaaggagagagagggggagaaagagagggagacagaggaagaGCTGTCTGctctttctcttcccctctctttctcactctttgTCTCTCTTTTCTTTCTCTATCTCGTCACTTCCTCTCCTCGTctttcctctctcgctctctttctctactcactttctccccccctctttctctctcctctctttctccccccccacccctcctttctctccctctctttctccccctctctttctctctcctctctttctccccctctctttctttctccctctcttcctctcatccctttctctctcttctctttctccaATCACAGATAAATGTTACCAGGTCGGCTCTGCCAATAAATTACTTTTGAGAAAGTATATTTAAGTATTCTGAGAGAAAAACAGTTTATTTCAGTAATTAGAGAGAAAAAAGTTTATTTATGAAATATAGAAAGAGTTTATTTTTCAAATAAGAACTTTTAAAAAGTTTATTTTAgtagaaaaaaaatatttcagtAATTAGAGAGAAAAAAGTTTATTTAGGAAATATAGAGATTAGTTTTCAAATAAAAAACATTTAgtagaaaaaaaatatttcagtAATTAGAGAGAAAAAAGTTTATTTAGGAAATATAGAGATTAGttttcaaataaaaacatttaaagttTATTTCAGTAATTAGAAAGAATAACATTTATTTAGTAAATATAGAAAGAGTTTATTTTTCAATTAAGACATAAAAAAGTTTATTTTAGTAAGAGAGAAAATAAGTTTATTTTAGTAATTAGAGAGAAAAAGTTTATTTCGGAAATATAGAAAGAGTAtatttcaaatttaaaaaaattaagtttATTTTAGTAGATAAAAGTTTAGTTCAGTAATTAGAGAGAAAAAAGTGTATGTGGGAAATATAGAAAGTGtttgtttttcaaataaaaattaaaaacgtTTATTTTAGTaattatagtagcaatgttacaaaatgttgagattttacaaatcaagtctgcaatttatcccatcagataaagcataaaaagaagtttaatttgacacctaattcactttcatatctcaagtatttaaaaagttatggccattttcatattcggaaatttgcatcttgttccctattgattttctacggacataacaaaaaagctgtgatcgtggacagtcaaaagcccataacttaaaaattaagagaactgaatgaaattttcagttatcatagattgaagcattctgaaacaaatataaaataatcttacttcgatgacctgaaattaaagcatatagttagttagttacccaattgtagctaatttcaaacttcaattactagatctaaacatctatccatttcttaataaatgattaacatttttaaatagcctaagtgtccaaataatattcacaaataattcacaataaaacatgatttttaaatctcatttacattaatttttaGGCCAAAtgcaaggaatttagtgttcaattgctgtaaattaaagtctgaagaagggtttcggcccgaaacgtcgcatatttccttcgctccatagatgctgctgcacccgctgagtttctccagcaattttgtgtaccttctgctgtaaattaaagtccattttaaatcagctttctagtgggatcctgtgaacgcgctggtttagaacgttcacattgcggtagatttgtgccccaaatgcccagaaaattactgcgggatataatgggcccaaattagctactcgcaacataaaactttgtataaagggatcttaagaagccctttttgatgtaaaaataaacaacctaccttctgttttcccctgtatgagatctagcccgttgtcggcggtcgggggtttagaggttaatttttaaactactataacaattagataaagcccttaaaagtaataatagctaaagcaacggaatcttccagcgatttttcgttaataattaactaggctgaacatcctcgattggaacagcctagagaaaatcacgttttaaacccgcccccctctaaacggcgccaaaatcgcgcacacccgcagcgacagattttcagcgacgcttcaggttcgctttgcaacatacctaattataggggaaaagtttatttcggAAATATAGAAAGTGCTTATATTTCAAATATAACAGTTTTAAGTTTATTTTAGTAattggagagaaaaaaaagttaacgTATGAAATATAGAAAGAGTTTATTtttcaaatggaaattaaataGTTTTTTTAGAAGAGAGAAAAATGTTAATTTTAGTAATTAGAGAGAAAAGTTTATTTTAGTAATTTTGCTGCTCCATGTTGAATCCAACCGTGAAGGCTGCTGGGAGTTGTAGTTCCTCTGCTCCCTCTCACAATGGAGCGCAACAGACAACGGGACTACACCTCCCAGCAGTCACCGCGCTCTCCTGCTCCATGTTGAATCCAACCGATAAGGCTGCTGGGAGTTGTAGTTTCGTCATCCCCTCACACACATGGCACCGATCACCGCCGGCAATGCGAAAGCACTTAAGGActgcaaggactccatcccctactaccaattcctccggctacgccgcatctgctcccaggatgaggcgttccacagcagggcatctgaaatgtcc
Protein-coding sequences here:
- the LOC116969594 gene encoding zinc finger protein 551-like, which translates into the protein MEDRMTGHKKEKRYECDVCGKACQYPSELETHRRVHTGERPFHCSECDKSFTSFSTLPRHKRVHSSERPFTCSDCGKSFKMANELKIHRRVHTGEKPYRCSTCGKSFAQLSGLQVHRRVHSSERPFTSSDGGKGFKSAPALKKHRRVHTSDRPFNCAQCGKGFSRSASLLLHQRAHTGERPYTCIQCGKGFTSSSKLLLHQRTHTGERLYTCIQCGKGFTQSSHLLEHQRAHTGERPYTCIQCGKGFTSSSKLLLHQRTHTGERPHNCIQCGKRFTQSSNLLVHQRTHTGERPYACAQCGKGFTRSSNLLEHQSTHTGEHPYTCAQCGKGFSRSSRLLSHQRVHAGDRPVPSQV